The DNA segment TTTGAAAGATGAGATGGAGCACAAGAATCTCCTTGGTGTATACCCCCAGCACCAAACCTTGCAGCTTTTGCAACCACTAGTTCAATACCAATTATAGAGAGTGCCCTTCGGCCAACGTTGGCAACACGCGGAGACGGATCTTTTGCCATGTTACACATGGCCAAAATAAATTGAGAATATTGAGCATTATCAAGAGGTCTTGCTCTAGGGTAATCAATGACCCCATTACTGGCAGTTTCTTTTATCAATATACCAGAATCCGAATGATGTGAAGAATCATCAGATAACGGAGAACCAAGCATAACGCCAGTTGATGTGACGGGACTACTTGTAGAGATCCTTCCATCTCGAACACCAGCAGTGTTGTCACTGCTACCCCTTAATACAGGACCAATGTTTGAGGAAATGGTGCTCCCTACCTGAATAAACTGACTTGGGTTATAGCAACTAGGATTGCTAATGCTAGCCAAAGATGGCAAGGAGCTCAGAAGGGAGTTAGCCTGGGGCTTCCAGTATTCAGCAGCAAttgacttcagatgcttgttgtGACCAAAGGAAAAGCGAGCAAGAGCTGTTAAACAtgtatatttcataaatcaaactaAGCAAattattcatcaaagtcaattttAATTTGCTATAAAGAAATGCAAAAATGTTGTAAAGCCATGAAGAGGTAAATCCCCCAGCAAAATAAGAACCCAAAAAAGGACCTTAAGAGAATCTAGATTTTCAGGTACACTAAGAATGTTTTGATAGTTACACATACCAACAGCAACCTCAGCCCTAACCAAAGGACTTCCATCTGCAGCAACTTGCAGAAGACTTCTAATAATACTCAGCTCAGATTTTATTTTTTCATCAACATCAATGTCCTCAACACCTCCATGTCCCTCACCAAATGTGATGGTTCCAACATCAATAAGAGTACCCAAAGCGAAAGCAGCAGCAGCTCTAACCTGACAAACAGATTTTAAAATACATTAGATTGAAATTGGAGGATTTCAAACATTGATTACAAATATACAAAAGAATTCCTACCTCAGGTTGTGGTTCCATCAATAAAGGAACAATTATCGATGGCCCATCTGCTTGCAGACCTATGATTTGTGCTTCTGGAAAATCCTCCCAGAGTTTTCCCAGGCATAGACATAGCCACTGAAGAAGTAAAGGTTCTGTTTGCCCATCGCTTGGATTAGCGAGTTGCAAATGTTTCAAACAAACATGTATTAGATTTGCTTGAATGCATGCTTCTTGTCCTCGCcgatgtccatccacaacaacagcTAAAACAAAAGCTGCCATTGCCCGTTGCTCAGGATATGCATCCATGCTGTCCAGAAACCTGATAAAATATGTGTGACCTCCATCTTTCACCAGATCTACCTGACAAGACTAATATTGCAGAAACAATGTAAACTCTGAATTAGtcaattaacatatagcaggccaACCACAAATATAAAATTACCAAAGGCTTTGTTTTCTCCAGAATATCTTGAACCAAACCAATTGATATAATTCAATTAGATCTACAACAAAATAAGAATTGACAGAAACACTATAATCCATGGTACACtatattgaagtaatataccTTATCAAGCGCAAGAATCTTGGTCCAGATGAACACAAGAATTTGACGTAATTCAGTTGCAGTAGTTTGTAAAAGCTTTAGAACATAAGGAAATATCCCAACAGACAAGGCCTGAAAGAACCAAGGTTTTCAAATGAAATAAATTAGAACAGAAGTATAATTACATGTGCAAATAATGGAACAAAGACTAGAAATTGGCAATCACAGACCAGATCCACAGCCCAAGGTCCCATATCAAGGAATCTTCCTAACAGTACCAATGCTCGGAATCGATGAGATTGGCTTAACAAAACCTAGAGGAAaaccaataaaataattaattcagCAACACTCAGGAGACCAACAAAGTAGAAGAGGAAATTGTAAAAACAATATGGAAAGTAAATCTGTTGTTAAGGACAAGAGAAATAAATTATTCTCCATTATTTCTCAATgctattttttatacaatttcatatcttctagcttcaaaatttttaaaaaagttaTATATCTTATGAAATattaagctaacaaattttggcaTATAACATAGCTAAAACCTTGAATTTTATGTTCTGTTTCACTACAACAAATTTTGGCATATAACATAACAAATTTGTTAGCTATAACATAGCTAACAAATTTTGGCATATAACATATgaaatattctttttatttttataacttttAAACAATTTTCAAGATCAATTCCAATCCTGCCAATCTGATCCAACCGGTTCTGCCAATCCAATTATATCATCCCTATCCAATCCGATCTTGATGCCAATCTTGCAAACTATAAAAAAATGTTCATGCATATAGTTGCCTTACATATGCAAAAAGAACACTTCCAAATAGATAAAAATGGTCGCCTTAATCAATATCCGCATGCAAAGTTGCAAAAGAGAGGAATGCACTGACTTTTCTGTAGCACTGCAGCTGCCTAACTCCACTATACTATCACTAGTAGCTTCCTCATCACAAAATATTAGATTGCACTAAACAATCTAGCTTGTTCGTTTTAGACAAACCTAAGGTATAAATTACATCATACAAACCCTCTTTTGTTGGTCAAAAATTAGCCATTTACAAActtatgatggtatatttttcactTCCTGATTCAAGTATGGTGATATTACTAAATCCTGGCAATTCCAATATGGAGGTTCCCTGGCAAACGTAATATTTTTTGATAACATTTCCTGGAGTGAATTACACACAATATaacaagtaaaataaaaaaatgcaacAGGACAGCAGAACCAGCAAAGCGAATTTGCTTTAGCATATAAGACAAAATACTAAACAAAATGATAGGAAATGGGGATGTTCCTCTATCTTGAGAACTTACCTGGAGAACTATCGGCAACTGCTCTGGTGGCTTCTTATGCTCAGAACCATGATCCAGCCACACCTCAAAAGCTGTCAATTGCTCGGTGAAAAATGGGCTTGGCTGATGTTAACAAGTCAAAATATCAATCAGCAGCATAAGACTGATAACATAAAGAAAGCAACCCACGATACTATATGAGCAATTTGCCCATTCTATAGTATTCAGCAAGATGCTAAGACAGAAAATTAGAAGATATGATAAACAATGTCAAAGAAAACTGATACCTGAAATTCTGCATTTGGATCGGCAATCAACTGTGGAAGCTTAGACAAGCAAATCTCAGCAGCCATGTCCCATGCATCCCTGAAACAGGTATCGCTTATGCTAGAACACAGCCTCATAAAAGTGTACAATATTACACAAATGATACagagaaagaaataaagaaaggtTCCATATAGCTACCACATATGGTGCTGATGAGTTGGTGGCAACAATGGATAGGAAACAGGAGAGCAATTTGCAGCCCGCATTATTCGCTCAGCAAGTAGGAAATTTCGAAAAAGACTTGCAACTAGAAGATCTTGCCGAAACAACCTCTGAAAAAGATCTGCACAATTACATTAAAACTTTTGAACACCAtccttcatcttactggaaattcAGAAAGAAAACCAATTCTAATACCATGAGGTAGGACATTCCATGCAATTGTGTCAGTGACAGcagtaaaaatccaattcaactctCCTAGAAGTGTCTTTCGGTCATTTTGACGACCAGGAATTTGATCGATAAGAGAGTAACTAAGAGAACCACGGAGTAAAGAGCGAGAGCAAAACCTGAAAGAAAAGAAGCGGCTATGTTAAACACTTTAAATGTAGTACAATAAGTTACCAGAAATTGCAAATGCTTACATAAATTCATGAAAAATATTCTTTCTTTTAAACAATGTACAAAACTAGAACAAAAGATCAAGCTTAAAAGTTCTACATGGTACACAAAATTGTAGATGAAATGAATATGTCATGATAACAGAACCTCTAAAATTCATGAGCAAGTACTTGAGATCAATTTTTAAGAAGCacatacagaaaaaaaaaaaggaaagaaaactgacCATCGCAATGCCATTTTAATTGGAGTGGTCAAGCAGGATGTGAACACATCAGCAGGAAATTCAGCACTCTGTG comes from the Musa acuminata AAA Group cultivar baxijiao chromosome BXJ1-10, Cavendish_Baxijiao_AAA, whole genome shotgun sequence genome and includes:
- the LOC135595189 gene encoding regulatory-associated protein of TOR 2-like isoform X2 produces the protein MALGDLMASGLSGSSASVSNHLDEFSGREDGDGATAAEGSEPEVATPAGGILAVRASAAATSMVYLPHTVVLSDFRHEGFEDCAAVGPSDNGLVSKWRPKDRLKTGCVALVLCLNIGVDPPDVIKISPCARMECWIDPHSMAAPKALETIGKALHAQYERWQPRARYKLQLDPTVEEVKKLCNTCRKYARSERVLFHYNGHGVPKPTANGEIWVFNKSYTQYIPLPISELDSWLKTPSIYVFDCSAAGMIISGFLERQEWNSSGATVSSSKDCILLAACEAHETLPQSAEFPADVFTSCLTTPIKMALRWFCSRSLLRGSLSYSLIDQIPGRQNDRKTLLGELNWIFTAVTDTIAWNVLPHDLFQRLFRQDLLVASLFRNFLLAERIMRAANCSPVSYPLLPPTHQHHMWDAWDMAAEICLSKLPQLIADPNAEFQPSPFFTEQLTAFEVWLDHGSEHKKPPEQLPIVLQVLLSQSHRFRALVLLGRFLDMGPWAVDLALSVGIFPYVLKLLQTTATELRQILVFIWTKILALDKSCQVDLVKDGGHTYFIRFLDSMDAYPEQRAMAAFVLAVVVDGHRRGQEACIQANLIHVCLKHLQLANPSDGQTEPLLLQWLCLCLGKLWEDFPEAQIIGLQADGPSIIVPLLMEPQPEVRAAAAFALGTLIDVGTITFGEGHGGVEDIDVDEKIKSELSIIRSLLQVAADGSPLVRAEVAVALARFSFGHNKHLKSIAAEYWKPQANSLLSSLPSLASISNPSCYNPSQFIQVGSTISSNIGPVLRGSSDNTAGVRDGRISTSSPVTSTGVMLGSPLSDDSSHHSDSGILIKETASNGVIDYPRARPLDNAQYSQFILAMCNMAKDPSPRVANVGRRALSIIGIELVVAKAARFGAGGIHQGDSCAPSHLSNLSGLARSSSWFDLNAGQLSMTFRTPPVSPPRQNYLTGLRRVCSLEFRPHQLSSPDTGLADPLLGASGSSGGSERSLLPQSTIYNWSCGHFSRPLLAGADDSEETIARREERERIALDRIAKCQHSSNSKLGNQIASWYTKFETGTKAALLLPFSPIVVAADENERISTSSGTDFLDCTPLAASDKFLCLIIFWFDNLIVCLMVIRYLL